A window of the Ostrea edulis chromosome 1, xbOstEdul1.1, whole genome shotgun sequence genome harbors these coding sequences:
- the LOC125646969 gene encoding uncharacterized protein LOC125646969, with protein sequence MARLIVRLINSFSRIQLDTKKRQSLQPSKKMDYLTIVSLRTVLKYPEFKIQETDSIWKRKTISKLLCEKHSEESGDSLFLPDPADHREHLVGEFPGLSQPVDETIISKIHLLVPEGTQSVDETKRHFRLFVKDTISPGNTISEFNRCFYPANKDVRNHIYRAPRFCQVV encoded by the exons atggCAAGGTTGATAGTGAGACtaataaattctttcagcagAATTCAGCTAGACACAAAAAAAAGACAATCACTACAGCCTTCCAAGAAGATGGACTACCTCACAATAGTTTCCTTGAGGACTGTCTTGAAATATCCAGAGTTTAAG ATTCAAGAAACGGACTCTATctggaaaaggaaaacaatatcaaagctccTCTGTGAGAAGCATTCAGAAGAAAGTGGAGATTCATTGTTTTTACCAGATCCAGCAGATCACAGAGAGCATCTAGTAGGGGAG TTTCCAGGATTAAGCCAGCCAGTAGATGAGACtattatatcaaaaatacatttacttgtACCCGAGGGCACACAAAGCGTTGATGAAACAAAAAGACATTTCCGTCTGTTTGTAAAGGATACTATTTCACCAGGGAACACCATCTCAGAATTTAACAGATGCTTTTACCCCGCCAATAAGGATGTAAGAAATCACATTTACAGGGCACCGAGATTTTGCCA GGTAGTTTAG